AAAATATTCTCCCTTTCCTTTTCCGATTAAAAGTGGAGCGCCGTCTTGGGCGAAATAAACACGATCGGGTTCGGTTTCAAATACGGTGGAAACCGCCCATTTACCGTGGATCTTTCCGAAGAGTTCTAAAAATGCGTCCTTGTTGGATTTGCCGTTCTTTTTGCTTTCTTCGAGCAAATGAGGAAGAACTTCCGTATCGGTTAAACTTTGAAATACGTGCCCCCTCTTCTTTAACTCACTTTTGAGTTCGAGATAATTTTCGATGATTCCGTTATGCACAACCGCAACGGTCGAGTTGGAATCCGTGTGCGGATGGGCGTTGATCTGATTCGGTTCTCCGTGAGTCGCCCAACGAGTGTGTCCGATCCCAACGTTCCCCGGCGCAGGAAATTCGCGCAAGTAAGCTTCCAAGTCTTTGATCTTTCCTTTGGCCTTTCGGACCAGAATATCGCCTTGATCCAAAACCGCAATCCCGGCCGAATCGTAGCCTCTATATTCGAGACAGATTAGACCTACTACCAGTACTGATTCCGCATTCTTTTTACCGGCATAACCGACGATTCCACACATATTCAGGCATTCTCCATGAGACTTCCCGCACGGTCGAGCAGAGAATTGAGATCTTTTTTGGTCCTCGCTTCGGCTATGATTCGTATGATCGGCTCCGTGTTAGAAGGACGAATGTGAATCCAAGAATCCTCGGAGGCCAAGCGCAAACCGTCCAGAGTTTCTTCGGAGAAAGCCGAAAATTCTTCACTGAACTTGGAATAGATGTCTTGGAGGTTTTTCCCCGCCACTTGAAAACTCGTTTTCTGCATATGAATGGCGGGGAATTCTTCTAAGATAGAATCGATCTTCTTTCCCGTCGCAGCCATTCCATTTAGGATATGTGCGATTCCGGAGAGTGAATCTCTTCCAAAAGAAGCGATTGCGGGATCGATCACTCCTCCGTTTCCTTCTCCGCCGAAAATCGATTTTTGGCGAAGCATTTCGGATACTACGTTTGCTTCCCCGACTTTAGAACGAGAAACGGGAACACCGTATTGCCCCGCTACGAACTCGTTGATAAAACTTGTGGAAAGATTTACGACCAGGTTGGCTTTTTTAGGCATTTTCCCCAACGTGAGAGAAAGAAAACTCAAAGGAAGAGTGTATTCTTCGGAGATCGCTCCTTTTTGGCGAGTGAGAACGACAAGACGATCCGCGTCCGGATCCAAAGCAAAGCCGATATCGGCACCGGAAGATTTCATTCTTCGAGAAGTTTGTTTGAGCGCGTCCGGAGTCGGTTCCGGTGGTCTTGGAAAGGTTCCGTCCGGGCTGCAATGTAAAAGGATCGGCTTACATCCGAGTCTTTCCAGAAGTTCCGGAACCAAGAAACTTCCCGCTCCATTGACTGCGTCTAGGAGAACCTTATATTTTTTCTTTCGAATTGCACTCACGTTTACTCGTTTGAGAACGGATTCGATGTGTTTTTCAGACCATTCTTTTCCGGAAAAGATCTTAGAAGAAGGTTTGTATTGAATTTGTCTATAGGATTGATTTCGAACCGTGTCCAGAATTTGCTCCAAATCCGCCGTTCCGGTAAAGAATCCGCCGGGGCCTATAAATTTAAACGCGTTCCATAGGATCGGGTTGTGAGAGGCGCTGATCATGATTCCACCTCCCGCTTTGGAAAGATTGACGACCGCTTTTACGGTTGGAGTGGGAACAATTCCGAGTTGCAGGACGTCTTTTCCCATCGCCTGCATCAAGCCTAAGGCGATGTTTTCGATATAAGGTCCGGAAGGTCTGGAATCGCGACCGATTACAATTTTAGATCCTTCAATCCAAGTACCGAAAGCGCGCAGCGCATCAAAAATAACTTCAGGAGAAAGTCCTGTGGGAATGATCCCTCGAATCCCAGAAACGGAAACCATGAGATCTGGATGATTGAATACGGAAGCATTTGTATTCATAAGTTTTAGAAATGGTTAATTTCTCCGGAAAAGTATATGGGCGATGACAGGATCGAACTGCCGACATCCTGCTTGTAAGGCAGGCGCTCTACCAGCTGAGCTAATCGCCCTTTATCATTCCGTAGTTTTAGGCTGCTGCAGATACTGTGTTGAGGCGTTTTGCCATTCTACTTTTTTTTCTATCTGCGTTTTTAGAATGGATTAAGTTTGTTTTTGCAGCTTTATCTAAAAGAGAGGTATACTCTATAAAAAGAGCCATTGCCGCTTTTGGGTCTTTTTCTTTGATGGCTTTCAGAACTTTTTTAGCCTGAGTTCTGAGCCTGGACCGATTCTGGGAATTGGCCGCATTTCTGCGTTTCGTTCTCCGAATGTCCTTTT
The nucleotide sequence above comes from Leptospira weilii. Encoded proteins:
- the rpsT gene encoding 30S ribosomal protein S20 translates to MANIKSSEKDIRRTKRRNAANSQNRSRLRTQAKKVLKAIKEKDPKAAMALFIEYTSLLDKAAKTNLIHSKNADRKKSRMAKRLNTVSAAA
- the glmM gene encoding phosphoglucosamine mutase, encoding MNTNASVFNHPDLMVSVSGIRGIIPTGLSPEVIFDALRAFGTWIEGSKIVIGRDSRPSGPYIENIALGLMQAMGKDVLQLGIVPTPTVKAVVNLSKAGGGIMISASHNPILWNAFKFIGPGGFFTGTADLEQILDTVRNQSYRQIQYKPSSKIFSGKEWSEKHIESVLKRVNVSAIRKKKYKVLLDAVNGAGSFLVPELLERLGCKPILLHCSPDGTFPRPPEPTPDALKQTSRRMKSSGADIGFALDPDADRLVVLTRQKGAISEEYTLPLSFLSLTLGKMPKKANLVVNLSTSFINEFVAGQYGVPVSRSKVGEANVVSEMLRQKSIFGGEGNGGVIDPAIASFGRDSLSGIAHILNGMAATGKKIDSILEEFPAIHMQKTSFQVAGKNLQDIYSKFSEEFSAFSEETLDGLRLASEDSWIHIRPSNTEPIIRIIAEARTKKDLNSLLDRAGSLMENA